The Sesamum indicum cultivar Zhongzhi No. 13 linkage group LG1, S_indicum_v1.0, whole genome shotgun sequence genome includes a window with the following:
- the LOC105163106 gene encoding cytochrome P450 71A1 produces the protein METPIWSACLLLLVFLYLLAKTIRRRKLNLPPGPKPWPVIGNLNLIGPLPHRSLHQLSQKYGPLLHLQFGSFPVVVGSSVEMAKVFLKTMDVTFASRPKTAAGKYTTYNYSDITWSPYGPYWRQARKMCLMELFSAKRLESYEYIRVEEMNSLLKSLFKSSGQSVLLKDYLSTVSLNVISRMVLGKRYLDKDNENAVVSPEEFKKMLDELFLLNGVINVGDLIPWISFLDLQGYVKRMKIVSKKFDRFLEHVLDEHEERRRRVEGYVSRDMVDVLLELAEDPTLEVKLERHGVKAFTQDLLAGGTESSAVTVEWAIAELLKKPEIFKKATEELNRVIGQNKWVQEKDIPNLPYIEAIVKETMRLHPVAPLLVPRFSREDCKVAGYDIKKGTQVLVNVWTIGRDPSLWENPTEFCPERFIGKAIDVKGQDFELLPFGSGRRMCPGYNLGLKVIQSSLANLLHGFNWELPDHMRPEDLNMEEIFGLSTPRKIPLVAVVKPRLPYEVYNL, from the exons ATGGAAACCCCAATTTGGTCTGCATGTCTTTTGCTGCTCGTATTCCTTTATCTCCTAGCGAAAACAATCCGACGTAGAAAACTGAATTTGCCGCCCGGCCCGAAACCCTGGCCCGTTATTGGTAACCTGAACCTCATAGGCCCTCTCCCACACAGATCCTTACACCAACTCTCCCAGAAATACGGGCCCTTATTGCATCTCCAATTCGGGTCCTTCCCTGTGGTCGTGGGCTCCTCCGTGGAGATGGCCAAAGTCTTCCTGAAAACGATGGATGTTACATTCGCCTCACGGCCCAAAACCGCCGCCGGGAAGTACACCACCTACAACTATTCGGACATCACGTGGTCGCCCTACGGCCCGTATTGGAGACAGGCCCGGAAAATGTGCTTGATGGAGCTTTTCAGCGCTAAGAGGCTTGAATCCTACGAGTACATCCGGGTGGAGGAAATGAACTCTCTGCTGAAAAGCCTGTTCAAATCCTCGGGTCAATCCGTTTTGCTGAAGGATTATCTGTCGACGGTGAGCCTGAATGTGATCAGCCGCATGGTTCTGGGGAAGAGGTACCTGGACAAAGACAACGAGAACGCCGTGGTTTCGCCGGAGGAGTTCAAGAAAATGCTGGACGAGCTGTTCTTGCTGAATGGGGTGATCAACGTGGGGGATCTGATTCCCTGGATCAGTTTCTTGGATTTGCAGGGGTATGTGAAGAGGATGAAGATTGTGAGCAAGAAATTCGACAGGTTTTTGGAGCATGTTCTTGATGAGCATGaggagaggaggaggagagtgGAGGGGTATGTGAGTAGAGATATGGTGGATGTTCTGCTGGAGCTTGCGGAGGATCCGACTTTGGAGGTGAAGCTGGAGAGGCATGGAGTCAAGGCCTTTACTCAG GATTTGTTGGCCGGTGGAACCGAAAGCTCTGCGGTGACAGTGGAGTGGGCAATCGCAGAACTCCTGAAAAAGCCTGAAATTTTCAAGAAGGCAACGGAAGAGCTGAATCGCGTCATAGGACAAAACAAATGGGTTCAAGAGAAGGATATACCTAACCTTCCTTACATAGAGGCCATTGTCAAGGAAACCATGAGGCTCCATCCAGTCGCACCCCTGCTCGTACCTAGATTCTCAAGGGAAGATTGTAAG GTTGCTGGATATGACATCAAGAAAGGGACCCAAGTGTTAGTGAATGTATGGACAATAGGTAGGGATCCATCACTATGGGAAAACCCGACAGAATTTTGTCCCGAGAGATTCATTGGAAAGGCGATCGATGTCAAGGGACAAGACTTCGAGCTTTTGCCTTTCGGGTCGGGAAGAAGAATGTGCCCGGGCTACAATCTGGGCTTAAAAGTGATCCAGTCGAGCTTGGCTAACCTTCTTCATGGATTCAACTGGGAACTGCCTGATCACATGAGGCCCGAAGATTTGAACATGGAGGAAATTTTCGGACTTTCAACTCCAAGAAAGATCCCACTTGTTGCTGTGGTTAAGCCCAGACTACCATATGAGGTTTATAACCTGTGA
- the LOC105163095 gene encoding uncharacterized protein LOC105163095, with amino-acid sequence MSATVVNDAMVITPGTDGPVNKQLPAQNEVDFVKCDCCGLTEECTPSYIETIRERYGGKWICGLCAEAVKDEVLRCQTLISPDEAMARHLSFCSKFRASGPPQDPTVHLIRAMRQILRKSFESPKSLRSMPSSPITKRENLNMKGAVLTRSESCIPTLTLVEATVYCGVEEGCE; translated from the exons ATGTCAGCTACTGTAGTTAATGATGCCATGGTGATAACTCCCGGGACTGACGGGCCCGTAAATAAACAACTTCCGGCCCAAAATGAGGTGGACTTTGTGAAATGCGACTGCTGCGGGCTTACCGAAGAATGCACCCCTTCATACATAGAGACAATTCGAGAGAG ATACGGCGGTAAATGGATTTGCGGGCTTTGTGCGGAGGCTGTGAAAGACGAAGTCTTGCGTTGTCAAACGCTGATAAGCCCGGATGAAGCTATGGCCCGGCATTTGAGCTTCTGCAGCAAGTTTCGGGCCTCAGGGCCGCCCCAGGATCCCACTGTGCATTTGATTCGGGCCATGAGGCAGATCCTGAGGAAGAGTTTCGAGAGCCCGAAGTCTCTCAGGTCAATGCCGAGCAGTCCGATCACTAAAAGAGAGAATCTCAACATGAAGGGCGCCGTGCTAACTCGGTCGGAGAGCTGTATTCCAACTTTAACCCTGGTCGAGGCCACGGTGTATTGTGGGGTGGAGGAAGGTTGTGAATGA